A genomic segment from Bosea sp. OAE506 encodes:
- a CDS encoding GDSL-type esterase/lipase family protein produces the protein MVSVAHACCRPFRRAVATGFAAVALNAAAAFAPASAGPVAPPPPADQRCRDGGAANAFRPALPKAIQALRETGKLTIVAIGSSTTAGAGASSADKSYPTVLEEELRRRLPQAEIRVVNRGVGGQSAYEMLMRMEADVIEQAPGLVIWQTVANDVVNHIGEEKLAKILKKGIRKVQSAGIDLVMMDLPWMPREGRYPHYDDYRAVLKRTSEEFGVAVFPRYGVMREWASSRRFTQQELIGMNGTELVEAGYRCLAIRIADGVAAAVAGAVPKATN, from the coding sequence GTGGTATCAGTCGCTCACGCTTGCTGCCGGCCGTTCCGCCGCGCCGTCGCGACGGGCTTCGCCGCAGTCGCACTGAACGCCGCTGCGGCGTTCGCGCCCGCTTCTGCCGGCCCAGTCGCGCCACCACCCCCGGCGGACCAGCGCTGCCGTGACGGTGGCGCCGCAAACGCGTTCCGTCCGGCCCTGCCCAAGGCCATCCAGGCACTGCGCGAAACCGGCAAGCTGACCATCGTCGCGATCGGCTCCTCCACCACTGCCGGGGCGGGGGCAAGCAGTGCCGACAAGAGCTACCCGACCGTGCTGGAGGAAGAGCTGCGCCGCCGCCTGCCGCAGGCGGAGATTCGTGTGGTCAATCGCGGCGTCGGCGGGCAATCCGCCTATGAGATGCTGATGCGGATGGAGGCCGACGTCATCGAGCAGGCGCCGGGCCTCGTCATCTGGCAGACCGTCGCCAACGACGTGGTGAACCATATCGGCGAGGAGAAGCTCGCCAAAATCCTGAAGAAGGGCATCCGAAAGGTCCAGTCGGCGGGCATCGACCTCGTCATGATGGATCTGCCCTGGATGCCGCGCGAGGGGCGCTATCCCCATTACGACGACTACCGCGCCGTGCTGAAGCGCACCTCCGAGGAGTTCGGCGTCGCCGTCTTCCCGCGCTACGGCGTGATGCGGGAGTGGGCGAGCTCGCGTCGCTTCACCCAGCAGGAGCTGATCGGCATGAACGGCACGGAGCTGGTCGAGGCCGGCTATCGCTGCCTCGCCATCCGCATCGCCGATGGTGTCGCGGCCGCTGTGGCAGGCGCAGTCCCCAAGGCGACGAACTGA
- a CDS encoding CoA ester lyase, which yields MRSLLFVPGDSPRKQQKGLTSGADALILDLEDSVALDAKPQAREITRAFLAEARALPRCPRLIVRVNALTTGLTEADLDAVMPGAPDAIMLPKSESGSDAGHLAAKIAVREAECDLPDGGTRIIPIATETGKGIFGLGSYAGATHRLEALTWGAEDLSADLGAETNRLPDGHYTDPYRLARSLTLFAAASAQVDAIDTVFTAFRDAEGFRAECLAARRDGFTGKMAIHPDQVAPINEVFSPSPEALARAQAIIALFEANPGLGVIGLDGEMLDRPHLVRAQRLVARARRWDE from the coding sequence AGGGCCTCACCAGCGGTGCGGATGCGCTGATTCTCGATCTCGAGGATTCCGTCGCGCTCGACGCCAAGCCGCAGGCCCGCGAGATCACCCGCGCCTTCCTTGCCGAGGCGCGCGCATTGCCGCGCTGTCCGCGGCTGATCGTCAGGGTCAACGCGCTGACCACCGGGCTGACCGAGGCCGATCTCGACGCCGTCATGCCGGGCGCGCCGGATGCAATCATGCTGCCGAAATCGGAAAGCGGCAGCGATGCCGGGCATCTCGCCGCGAAGATCGCGGTGCGCGAGGCAGAATGCGACCTGCCCGACGGCGGCACCCGGATCATCCCGATCGCGACCGAGACGGGAAAAGGCATCTTCGGCCTCGGCAGCTATGCCGGCGCCACTCACCGGCTCGAAGCCCTGACCTGGGGTGCCGAGGACCTGTCAGCCGATCTCGGCGCCGAGACCAACCGCCTGCCGGACGGCCACTACACCGATCCCTACCGGCTCGCCCGCTCGCTGACCCTGTTCGCGGCGGCCTCCGCCCAGGTCGATGCGATCGACACCGTCTTCACCGCCTTCCGCGACGCCGAGGGCTTCCGGGCCGAGTGCCTGGCGGCGCGGCGCGACGGGTTCACGGGCAAGATGGCGATCCACCCCGACCAGGTCGCGCCAATCAACGAGGTCTTCTCGCCCTCGCCGGAGGCTCTGGCCCGGGCCCAGGCGATCATCGCGCTGTTCGAGGCCAATCCGGGTCTCGGCGTGATCGGGCTGGATGGCGAAATGCTCGATCGTCCCCATCTGGTGAGGGCGCAGCGCCTCGTGGCGCGTGCTCGCAGATGGGATGAATGA
- a CDS encoding nitroreductase, which yields MTDTLSLLKLRRSVPPQLLTAPGPDGAQLDELLTIASRVPDHGKLVPWRFIVFSGAARETAADVVAQAFRNRNPEAAEDQVAFERKRLLHAPVIVAVVSRAAPHVKIPQWEQELTAGAVCMTMLVAAQAMGFAGCWLTNWFSFDRSVLTAFGLAAEERIAGFIHLGTAGSVPADRERPVLADIVSHYGA from the coding sequence ATGACCGATACGCTCTCCCTGCTCAAGCTGCGGCGGTCGGTGCCGCCGCAGCTCCTGACCGCGCCCGGCCCCGACGGCGCCCAGCTCGACGAATTGCTGACCATCGCCTCGCGCGTGCCGGACCACGGCAAACTGGTGCCCTGGCGCTTCATCGTCTTCTCCGGCGCCGCCCGGGAGACGGCGGCCGATGTGGTGGCGCAGGCCTTCCGCAACCGCAATCCCGAGGCTGCCGAGGATCAGGTCGCCTTCGAGCGCAAGCGCCTGCTGCACGCGCCCGTCATCGTGGCGGTGGTGTCCCGCGCCGCACCGCATGTGAAGATCCCGCAATGGGAGCAGGAGCTGACGGCGGGCGCGGTCTGCATGACGATGCTGGTCGCAGCTCAGGCGATGGGTTTCGCCGGCTGCTGGCTGACCAACTGGTTCTCCTTCGACCGCAGCGTGCTCACCGCCTTCGGCCTCGCAGCCGAGGAGCGCATCGCCGGCTTCATCCATCTCGGCACGGCCGGCTCCGTGCCGGCCGACCGCGAGCGGCCCGTCCTGGCCGATATCGTCAGCCATTACGGAGCCTGA
- a CDS encoding flavin reductase family protein, with the protein MIYSPAAQDHGLPHDPFKAIVTPRPIGWITALSAKGEVNLSPYSYFNAVSTRPHIVMFSSEGKKDAIAFIEETAEFTCSMVTKSLVGAMNLTSAPLPRGTSEYGHAGLEMAPSHFVKPPRVAGSPAALECKLLSVQQLVDLEGRSVERWMVLGQVVGIFMDDAFICDGRFDTAAAHPVARCGYADYAEVDHLFSIQRPPGG; encoded by the coding sequence ATGATCTATTCGCCCGCCGCGCAGGATCACGGCCTGCCGCACGACCCGTTCAAGGCGATCGTGACGCCACGCCCGATCGGCTGGATCACGGCGTTGAGCGCGAAGGGCGAGGTCAATCTCTCGCCCTACAGCTATTTCAACGCCGTCTCGACGCGGCCGCACATCGTGATGTTCTCCTCGGAGGGCAAGAAGGACGCGATCGCCTTCATCGAGGAGACGGCTGAATTCACCTGCTCGATGGTGACGAAGTCGCTGGTTGGCGCGATGAACCTGACCTCGGCGCCGCTGCCGCGCGGCACCAGCGAATACGGGCATGCCGGGCTGGAGATGGCGCCCTCGCACTTCGTCAAGCCGCCGCGCGTGGCCGGCAGCCCGGCCGCGCTGGAATGCAAGCTGCTCTCGGTGCAGCAACTCGTCGATCTCGAAGGCCGCAGCGTCGAGCGCTGGATGGTGCTGGGGCAGGTCGTCGGCATCTTCATGGACGATGCCTTCATCTGCGACGGGCGCTTCGACACGGCCGCCGCACACCCCGTGGCGCGCTGCGGCTATGCCGACTATGCCGAGGTCGACCACCTGTTCTCGATCCAGCGCCCGCCGGGCGGCTGA
- a CDS encoding heavy-metal-associated domain-containing protein, with translation MTRVFEVSGMHCGGCLSRVQTAAEKLAPGTTVTLEPPRLTLPQTATLDAAAINAALAPLGDYRVKPAG, from the coding sequence ATGACTCGGGTTTTCGAGGTTTCGGGCATGCATTGCGGCGGCTGCCTGTCGCGCGTCCAGACGGCGGCGGAAAAGCTCGCCCCGGGCACGACCGTGACGCTTGAGCCGCCGCGGCTGACCCTGCCGCAGACTGCAACCCTCGACGCCGCCGCCATCAACGCGGCGCTGGCCCCGCTCGGCGACTACCGGGTGAAGCCGGCGGGCTGA